In Tachysurus fulvidraco isolate hzauxx_2018 chromosome 3, HZAU_PFXX_2.0, whole genome shotgun sequence, a single window of DNA contains:
- the mef2d gene encoding myocyte-specific enhancer factor 2D isoform X11, which translates to MGRKKIQIQRITDERNRQVTFTKRKFGLMKKAYELSVLCDCEIALIIFNHSNKLFQYASTDMDKVLLKYTEYNEPHESRTNADIIETLRKKGFNGCNSPEPDGDDSIDQSPLQDDKFKRNEELDILFKRYGSAVPAPTFSMPVTVPVSSQSPLPFSNPGSLVTTSFVTSTLTDPRLLSPQQPQLQRNTVSPGLPQRPASAGALLGGDLNNSNGACPSPVANGYISARASPGLLSVSSVSNGNMGKVQAKSPPPSSPQMVSSRKPDLRVITSQSSKSLMQLNAQRLGASQVTQPLTTPVVSVATPSLLTPFSMPTAYNTEYQLTSADLTALQAFTPQGALLPSNMTTWQQQQPSVSQQQQQQQSISQAQQQQQQPQQISLASLSNLVPVGPIPHGATLTVNTNPSVNIKSEPVSPNRERTTPSSTAALSLSQYPGTVRVEASGRSPLHTISSSSNSSEREDTGQPRPPDFSVAALGAIRAAGDQTASAESQDAKRMRMDSWST; encoded by the exons GTGACGTTCACCAAGCGCAAGTTTGGCCTCATGAAAAAGGCCTATGAgctgagtgtgttgtgtgactgTGAGATTGCCCTCATCATCTTCAATCACTCCAACAAGCTCTTTCAGTACGCCAGCACCGACATGGACAAAGTGCTGCTCAAGTACACAGAATACAACGAGCCTCATGAAAGCAGGACCAATGCAGATATCATAGAG ACGTTGCGAAAGAAAGGCTTTAACGGTTGCAACAGTCCTGAGCCAGACGGTGATGACTCAATTGACCAGAGCCCCCTACAAGACGACAAGTTCAAAAGGAACGAGGAACTGGATATCCTCTTCAAGCGATATGGC TCTGCAGTGCCAGCACCCACTTTCTCCATGCCAGTCACAGTGCCTGTGTCCAGTCAGAGTCCTCTGCCCTTCAGCAATCCAGGCAGCCTTGTTACCACTTCCTTTGTCACCTCCACACTCACAGACCCTCGCCTGCTGTCACCACAGCAACCACAGCTCCAGAGGAACACGGTGTCTCCTGGTCTGCCACAGAGACCAGCCAGTGCAG GCGCTCTTCTTGGAGGTGACCTGAATAACTCAAATGGGGCATGCCCAAGCCCAGTGG CTAATGGCTACATCAGTGCCAGGGCCTCCCCAGGcctcctctctgtctccagTGTCTCAAACGGTAACATGGGGAAAGTCCAAGCCAAATCCCCACCTCCGTCCAGCCCTCAAATGGTGAGCAGTCGTAAGCCGGACCTCCGCGTCATCACCTCTCAAAGCAGCAAGAGCCTCATGCAGCTG AATGCACAGCGTTTAGGTGCCTCCCAGGTGACCCAGCCTCTGACTACTCCAGTGGTTTCCGTGGCAACGCCCAGTCTCCTGACCCCATTCTCTATGCCAACTGCCTACAACACAG AGTATCAGCTGACGAGTGCAGATCTCACGGCCCTTCAGGCTTTCACACCACAGGGTGCACTGTTGCCGAGTAACATGACCACTTGGCAACAGCAGCAGCCATCAGTatcacagcaacaacagcagcagcaatcCATATCCCAGGctcagcaacagcagcagcaaccaCAACAGATCAGTCTGGCCTCACTCAGTAACCTTGT GCCAGTGGGTCCCATCCCTCATGGTGCCACTCTGACGGTGAACACTAACCCAAGCGTGAACATCAAGTCAGAACCAGTGTCTCCTAACCGAGAGCGCACTACCCCAAGCTCCACGGCAGCTCTCAGTCTCTCCCAGTACCCAGGAACCGTGCGGGTGGAGGCCTCAGGCCGCTCGCCACTCCAcaccatcagcagcagcagtaacaGCAGCGAGCGAGAAGACACAGGCCAGCCACGGCCTCCGGATTTCAGTGTGGCCGCACTGGGCGCAATCAGAGCAGCAGGAGATCAAACGGCCTCTGCAGAGTCACAGGATGCCAAACGCATGAGAATGGATTCCTGGTCCACATAA
- the mef2d gene encoding myocyte-specific enhancer factor 2D isoform X1: MGRKKIQIQRITDERNRQVTFTKRKFGLMKKAYELSVLCDCEIALIIFNHSNKLFQYASTDMDKVLLKYTEYNEPHESRTNADIIEALNKKEHRDSESPDPEEPFSLTPRTEEKYKKIDEEFDKMMQNYRLSSAVPAPTFSMPVTVPVSSQSPLPFSNPGSLVTTSFVTSTLTDPRLLSPQQPQLQRNTVSPGLPQRPASAGALLGGDLNNSNGACPSPVANGYISARASPGLLSVSSVSNGNMGKVQAKSPPPSSPQMVSSRKPDLRVITSQSSKSLMQLTDEELELVTENAQRLGASQVTQPLTTPVVSVATPSLLTPFSMPTAYNTEYQLTSADLTALQAFTPQGALLPSNMTTWQQQQPSVSQQQQQQQSISQAQQQQQQPQQISLASLSNLVMWGADKQNGEMANCISGLAANVSVTSQASLLLGREDGLSWPVGPIPHGATLTVNTNPSVNIKSEPVSPNRERTTPSSTAALSLSQYPGTVRVEASGRSPLHTISSSSNSSEREDTGQPRPPDFSVAALGAIRAAGDQTASAESQDAKRMRMDSWST, from the exons GTGACGTTCACCAAGCGCAAGTTTGGCCTCATGAAAAAGGCCTATGAgctgagtgtgttgtgtgactgTGAGATTGCCCTCATCATCTTCAATCACTCCAACAAGCTCTTTCAGTACGCCAGCACCGACATGGACAAAGTGCTGCTCAAGTACACAGAATACAACGAGCCTCATGAAAGCAGGACCAATGCAGATATCATAGAG GCTCTGAACAAGAAAGAGCACCGGGATTCGGAAAGCCCGGACCCTGAGGAGCCCTTCTCGCTCACACCTCGCACTGAGGAGAAGTACAAAAAGATAGACGAGGAGTTTGATAAAATGATGCAGAACTATAGACTGTCA TCTGCAGTGCCAGCACCCACTTTCTCCATGCCAGTCACAGTGCCTGTGTCCAGTCAGAGTCCTCTGCCCTTCAGCAATCCAGGCAGCCTTGTTACCACTTCCTTTGTCACCTCCACACTCACAGACCCTCGCCTGCTGTCACCACAGCAACCACAGCTCCAGAGGAACACGGTGTCTCCTGGTCTGCCACAGAGACCAGCCAGTGCAG GCGCTCTTCTTGGAGGTGACCTGAATAACTCAAATGGGGCATGCCCAAGCCCAGTGG CTAATGGCTACATCAGTGCCAGGGCCTCCCCAGGcctcctctctgtctccagTGTCTCAAACGGTAACATGGGGAAAGTCCAAGCCAAATCCCCACCTCCGTCCAGCCCTCAAATGGTGAGCAGTCGTAAGCCGGACCTCCGCGTCATCACCTCTCAAAGCAGCAAGAGCCTCATGCAGCTG ACAGATGAGGAGCTGGAGTTGGTGACTGAG AATGCACAGCGTTTAGGTGCCTCCCAGGTGACCCAGCCTCTGACTACTCCAGTGGTTTCCGTGGCAACGCCCAGTCTCCTGACCCCATTCTCTATGCCAACTGCCTACAACACAG AGTATCAGCTGACGAGTGCAGATCTCACGGCCCTTCAGGCTTTCACACCACAGGGTGCACTGTTGCCGAGTAACATGACCACTTGGCAACAGCAGCAGCCATCAGTatcacagcaacaacagcagcagcaatcCATATCCCAGGctcagcaacagcagcagcaaccaCAACAGATCAGTCTGGCCTCACTCAGTAACCTTGT CATGTGGGGTGCAGACAAACAGAACGGGGAGATGGCTAACTGCATCTCCGGTTTGGCCGCTAATGTCAG TGTGACCTCTCAGGCCAGCTTACTCTTGGGCAGGGAGGATGGGCTCAGCTG GCCAGTGGGTCCCATCCCTCATGGTGCCACTCTGACGGTGAACACTAACCCAAGCGTGAACATCAAGTCAGAACCAGTGTCTCCTAACCGAGAGCGCACTACCCCAAGCTCCACGGCAGCTCTCAGTCTCTCCCAGTACCCAGGAACCGTGCGGGTGGAGGCCTCAGGCCGCTCGCCACTCCAcaccatcagcagcagcagtaacaGCAGCGAGCGAGAAGACACAGGCCAGCCACGGCCTCCGGATTTCAGTGTGGCCGCACTGGGCGCAATCAGAGCAGCAGGAGATCAAACGGCCTCTGCAGAGTCACAGGATGCCAAACGCATGAGAATGGATTCCTGGTCCACATAA
- the mef2d gene encoding myocyte-specific enhancer factor 2D isoform X6, with the protein MGRKKIQIQRITDERNRQVTFTKRKFGLMKKAYELSVLCDCEIALIIFNHSNKLFQYASTDMDKVLLKYTEYNEPHESRTNADIIETLRKKGFNGCNSPEPDGDDSIDQSPLQDDKFKRNEELDILFKRYGSAVPAPTFSMPVTVPVSSQSPLPFSNPGSLVTTSFVTSTLTDPRLLSPQQPQLQRNTVSPGLPQRPASAANGYISARASPGLLSVSSVSNGNMGKVQAKSPPPSSPQMVSSRKPDLRVITSQSSKSLMQLTDEELELVTENAQRLGASQVTQPLTTPVVSVATPSLLTPFSMPTAYNTEYQLTSADLTALQAFTPQGALLPSNMTTWQQQQPSVSQQQQQQQSISQAQQQQQQPQQISLASLSNLVMWGADKQNGEMANCISGLAANVSVTSQASLLLGREDGLSWPVGPIPHGATLTVNTNPSVNIKSEPVSPNRERTTPSSTAALSLSQYPGTVRVEASGRSPLHTISSSSNSSEREDTGQPRPPDFSVAALGAIRAAGDQTASAESQDAKRMRMDSWST; encoded by the exons GTGACGTTCACCAAGCGCAAGTTTGGCCTCATGAAAAAGGCCTATGAgctgagtgtgttgtgtgactgTGAGATTGCCCTCATCATCTTCAATCACTCCAACAAGCTCTTTCAGTACGCCAGCACCGACATGGACAAAGTGCTGCTCAAGTACACAGAATACAACGAGCCTCATGAAAGCAGGACCAATGCAGATATCATAGAG ACGTTGCGAAAGAAAGGCTTTAACGGTTGCAACAGTCCTGAGCCAGACGGTGATGACTCAATTGACCAGAGCCCCCTACAAGACGACAAGTTCAAAAGGAACGAGGAACTGGATATCCTCTTCAAGCGATATGGC TCTGCAGTGCCAGCACCCACTTTCTCCATGCCAGTCACAGTGCCTGTGTCCAGTCAGAGTCCTCTGCCCTTCAGCAATCCAGGCAGCCTTGTTACCACTTCCTTTGTCACCTCCACACTCACAGACCCTCGCCTGCTGTCACCACAGCAACCACAGCTCCAGAGGAACACGGTGTCTCCTGGTCTGCCACAGAGACCAGCCAGTGCAG CTAATGGCTACATCAGTGCCAGGGCCTCCCCAGGcctcctctctgtctccagTGTCTCAAACGGTAACATGGGGAAAGTCCAAGCCAAATCCCCACCTCCGTCCAGCCCTCAAATGGTGAGCAGTCGTAAGCCGGACCTCCGCGTCATCACCTCTCAAAGCAGCAAGAGCCTCATGCAGCTG ACAGATGAGGAGCTGGAGTTGGTGACTGAG AATGCACAGCGTTTAGGTGCCTCCCAGGTGACCCAGCCTCTGACTACTCCAGTGGTTTCCGTGGCAACGCCCAGTCTCCTGACCCCATTCTCTATGCCAACTGCCTACAACACAG AGTATCAGCTGACGAGTGCAGATCTCACGGCCCTTCAGGCTTTCACACCACAGGGTGCACTGTTGCCGAGTAACATGACCACTTGGCAACAGCAGCAGCCATCAGTatcacagcaacaacagcagcagcaatcCATATCCCAGGctcagcaacagcagcagcaaccaCAACAGATCAGTCTGGCCTCACTCAGTAACCTTGT CATGTGGGGTGCAGACAAACAGAACGGGGAGATGGCTAACTGCATCTCCGGTTTGGCCGCTAATGTCAG TGTGACCTCTCAGGCCAGCTTACTCTTGGGCAGGGAGGATGGGCTCAGCTG GCCAGTGGGTCCCATCCCTCATGGTGCCACTCTGACGGTGAACACTAACCCAAGCGTGAACATCAAGTCAGAACCAGTGTCTCCTAACCGAGAGCGCACTACCCCAAGCTCCACGGCAGCTCTCAGTCTCTCCCAGTACCCAGGAACCGTGCGGGTGGAGGCCTCAGGCCGCTCGCCACTCCAcaccatcagcagcagcagtaacaGCAGCGAGCGAGAAGACACAGGCCAGCCACGGCCTCCGGATTTCAGTGTGGCCGCACTGGGCGCAATCAGAGCAGCAGGAGATCAAACGGCCTCTGCAGAGTCACAGGATGCCAAACGCATGAGAATGGATTCCTGGTCCACATAA
- the mef2d gene encoding myocyte-specific enhancer factor 2D isoform X8, giving the protein MGRKKIQIQRITDERNRQVTFTKRKFGLMKKAYELSVLCDCEIALIIFNHSNKLFQYASTDMDKVLLKYTEYNEPHESRTNADIIEALNKKEHRDSESPDPEEPFSLTPRTEEKYKKIDEEFDKMMQNYRLSSAVPAPTFSMPVTVPVSSQSPLPFSNPGSLVTTSFVTSTLTDPRLLSPQQPQLQRNTVSPGLPQRPASAGALLGGDLNNSNGACPSPVANGYISARASPGLLSVSSVSNGNMGKVQAKSPPPSSPQMVSSRKPDLRVITSQSSKSLMQLTDEELELVTENAQRLGASQVTQPLTTPVVSVATPSLLTPFSMPTAYNTEYQLTSADLTALQAFTPQGALLPSNMTTWQQQQPSVSQQQQQQQSISQAQQQQQQPQQISLASLSNLVPVGPIPHGATLTVNTNPSVNIKSEPVSPNRERTTPSSTAALSLSQYPGTVRVEASGRSPLHTISSSSNSSEREDTGQPRPPDFSVAALGAIRAAGDQTASAESQDAKRMRMDSWST; this is encoded by the exons GTGACGTTCACCAAGCGCAAGTTTGGCCTCATGAAAAAGGCCTATGAgctgagtgtgttgtgtgactgTGAGATTGCCCTCATCATCTTCAATCACTCCAACAAGCTCTTTCAGTACGCCAGCACCGACATGGACAAAGTGCTGCTCAAGTACACAGAATACAACGAGCCTCATGAAAGCAGGACCAATGCAGATATCATAGAG GCTCTGAACAAGAAAGAGCACCGGGATTCGGAAAGCCCGGACCCTGAGGAGCCCTTCTCGCTCACACCTCGCACTGAGGAGAAGTACAAAAAGATAGACGAGGAGTTTGATAAAATGATGCAGAACTATAGACTGTCA TCTGCAGTGCCAGCACCCACTTTCTCCATGCCAGTCACAGTGCCTGTGTCCAGTCAGAGTCCTCTGCCCTTCAGCAATCCAGGCAGCCTTGTTACCACTTCCTTTGTCACCTCCACACTCACAGACCCTCGCCTGCTGTCACCACAGCAACCACAGCTCCAGAGGAACACGGTGTCTCCTGGTCTGCCACAGAGACCAGCCAGTGCAG GCGCTCTTCTTGGAGGTGACCTGAATAACTCAAATGGGGCATGCCCAAGCCCAGTGG CTAATGGCTACATCAGTGCCAGGGCCTCCCCAGGcctcctctctgtctccagTGTCTCAAACGGTAACATGGGGAAAGTCCAAGCCAAATCCCCACCTCCGTCCAGCCCTCAAATGGTGAGCAGTCGTAAGCCGGACCTCCGCGTCATCACCTCTCAAAGCAGCAAGAGCCTCATGCAGCTG ACAGATGAGGAGCTGGAGTTGGTGACTGAG AATGCACAGCGTTTAGGTGCCTCCCAGGTGACCCAGCCTCTGACTACTCCAGTGGTTTCCGTGGCAACGCCCAGTCTCCTGACCCCATTCTCTATGCCAACTGCCTACAACACAG AGTATCAGCTGACGAGTGCAGATCTCACGGCCCTTCAGGCTTTCACACCACAGGGTGCACTGTTGCCGAGTAACATGACCACTTGGCAACAGCAGCAGCCATCAGTatcacagcaacaacagcagcagcaatcCATATCCCAGGctcagcaacagcagcagcaaccaCAACAGATCAGTCTGGCCTCACTCAGTAACCTTGT GCCAGTGGGTCCCATCCCTCATGGTGCCACTCTGACGGTGAACACTAACCCAAGCGTGAACATCAAGTCAGAACCAGTGTCTCCTAACCGAGAGCGCACTACCCCAAGCTCCACGGCAGCTCTCAGTCTCTCCCAGTACCCAGGAACCGTGCGGGTGGAGGCCTCAGGCCGCTCGCCACTCCAcaccatcagcagcagcagtaacaGCAGCGAGCGAGAAGACACAGGCCAGCCACGGCCTCCGGATTTCAGTGTGGCCGCACTGGGCGCAATCAGAGCAGCAGGAGATCAAACGGCCTCTGCAGAGTCACAGGATGCCAAACGCATGAGAATGGATTCCTGGTCCACATAA
- the mef2d gene encoding myocyte-specific enhancer factor 2D isoform X3 codes for MGRKKIQIQRITDERNRQVTFTKRKFGLMKKAYELSVLCDCEIALIIFNHSNKLFQYASTDMDKVLLKYTEYNEPHESRTNADIIEALNKKEHRDSESPDPEEPFSLTPRTEEKYKKIDEEFDKMMQNYRLSSAVPAPTFSMPVTVPVSSQSPLPFSNPGSLVTTSFVTSTLTDPRLLSPQQPQLQRNTVSPGLPQRPASAGALLGGDLNNSNGACPSPVANGYISARASPGLLSVSSVSNGNMGKVQAKSPPPSSPQMVSSRKPDLRVITSQSSKSLMQLNAQRLGASQVTQPLTTPVVSVATPSLLTPFSMPTAYNTEYQLTSADLTALQAFTPQGALLPSNMTTWQQQQPSVSQQQQQQQSISQAQQQQQQPQQISLASLSNLVMWGADKQNGEMANCISGLAANVSVTSQASLLLGREDGLSWPVGPIPHGATLTVNTNPSVNIKSEPVSPNRERTTPSSTAALSLSQYPGTVRVEASGRSPLHTISSSSNSSEREDTGQPRPPDFSVAALGAIRAAGDQTASAESQDAKRMRMDSWST; via the exons GTGACGTTCACCAAGCGCAAGTTTGGCCTCATGAAAAAGGCCTATGAgctgagtgtgttgtgtgactgTGAGATTGCCCTCATCATCTTCAATCACTCCAACAAGCTCTTTCAGTACGCCAGCACCGACATGGACAAAGTGCTGCTCAAGTACACAGAATACAACGAGCCTCATGAAAGCAGGACCAATGCAGATATCATAGAG GCTCTGAACAAGAAAGAGCACCGGGATTCGGAAAGCCCGGACCCTGAGGAGCCCTTCTCGCTCACACCTCGCACTGAGGAGAAGTACAAAAAGATAGACGAGGAGTTTGATAAAATGATGCAGAACTATAGACTGTCA TCTGCAGTGCCAGCACCCACTTTCTCCATGCCAGTCACAGTGCCTGTGTCCAGTCAGAGTCCTCTGCCCTTCAGCAATCCAGGCAGCCTTGTTACCACTTCCTTTGTCACCTCCACACTCACAGACCCTCGCCTGCTGTCACCACAGCAACCACAGCTCCAGAGGAACACGGTGTCTCCTGGTCTGCCACAGAGACCAGCCAGTGCAG GCGCTCTTCTTGGAGGTGACCTGAATAACTCAAATGGGGCATGCCCAAGCCCAGTGG CTAATGGCTACATCAGTGCCAGGGCCTCCCCAGGcctcctctctgtctccagTGTCTCAAACGGTAACATGGGGAAAGTCCAAGCCAAATCCCCACCTCCGTCCAGCCCTCAAATGGTGAGCAGTCGTAAGCCGGACCTCCGCGTCATCACCTCTCAAAGCAGCAAGAGCCTCATGCAGCTG AATGCACAGCGTTTAGGTGCCTCCCAGGTGACCCAGCCTCTGACTACTCCAGTGGTTTCCGTGGCAACGCCCAGTCTCCTGACCCCATTCTCTATGCCAACTGCCTACAACACAG AGTATCAGCTGACGAGTGCAGATCTCACGGCCCTTCAGGCTTTCACACCACAGGGTGCACTGTTGCCGAGTAACATGACCACTTGGCAACAGCAGCAGCCATCAGTatcacagcaacaacagcagcagcaatcCATATCCCAGGctcagcaacagcagcagcaaccaCAACAGATCAGTCTGGCCTCACTCAGTAACCTTGT CATGTGGGGTGCAGACAAACAGAACGGGGAGATGGCTAACTGCATCTCCGGTTTGGCCGCTAATGTCAG TGTGACCTCTCAGGCCAGCTTACTCTTGGGCAGGGAGGATGGGCTCAGCTG GCCAGTGGGTCCCATCCCTCATGGTGCCACTCTGACGGTGAACACTAACCCAAGCGTGAACATCAAGTCAGAACCAGTGTCTCCTAACCGAGAGCGCACTACCCCAAGCTCCACGGCAGCTCTCAGTCTCTCCCAGTACCCAGGAACCGTGCGGGTGGAGGCCTCAGGCCGCTCGCCACTCCAcaccatcagcagcagcagtaacaGCAGCGAGCGAGAAGACACAGGCCAGCCACGGCCTCCGGATTTCAGTGTGGCCGCACTGGGCGCAATCAGAGCAGCAGGAGATCAAACGGCCTCTGCAGAGTCACAGGATGCCAAACGCATGAGAATGGATTCCTGGTCCACATAA
- the mef2d gene encoding myocyte-specific enhancer factor 2D isoform X5 — MGRKKIQIQRITDERNRQVTFTKRKFGLMKKAYELSVLCDCEIALIIFNHSNKLFQYASTDMDKVLLKYTEYNEPHESRTNADIIEALNKKEHRDSESPDPEEPFSLTPRTEEKYKKIDEEFDKMMQNYRLSSAVPAPTFSMPVTVPVSSQSPLPFSNPGSLVTTSFVTSTLTDPRLLSPQQPQLQRNTVSPGLPQRPASAANGYISARASPGLLSVSSVSNGNMGKVQAKSPPPSSPQMVSSRKPDLRVITSQSSKSLMQLTDEELELVTENAQRLGASQVTQPLTTPVVSVATPSLLTPFSMPTAYNTEYQLTSADLTALQAFTPQGALLPSNMTTWQQQQPSVSQQQQQQQSISQAQQQQQQPQQISLASLSNLVMWGADKQNGEMANCISGLAANVSVTSQASLLLGREDGLSWPVGPIPHGATLTVNTNPSVNIKSEPVSPNRERTTPSSTAALSLSQYPGTVRVEASGRSPLHTISSSSNSSEREDTGQPRPPDFSVAALGAIRAAGDQTASAESQDAKRMRMDSWST, encoded by the exons GTGACGTTCACCAAGCGCAAGTTTGGCCTCATGAAAAAGGCCTATGAgctgagtgtgttgtgtgactgTGAGATTGCCCTCATCATCTTCAATCACTCCAACAAGCTCTTTCAGTACGCCAGCACCGACATGGACAAAGTGCTGCTCAAGTACACAGAATACAACGAGCCTCATGAAAGCAGGACCAATGCAGATATCATAGAG GCTCTGAACAAGAAAGAGCACCGGGATTCGGAAAGCCCGGACCCTGAGGAGCCCTTCTCGCTCACACCTCGCACTGAGGAGAAGTACAAAAAGATAGACGAGGAGTTTGATAAAATGATGCAGAACTATAGACTGTCA TCTGCAGTGCCAGCACCCACTTTCTCCATGCCAGTCACAGTGCCTGTGTCCAGTCAGAGTCCTCTGCCCTTCAGCAATCCAGGCAGCCTTGTTACCACTTCCTTTGTCACCTCCACACTCACAGACCCTCGCCTGCTGTCACCACAGCAACCACAGCTCCAGAGGAACACGGTGTCTCCTGGTCTGCCACAGAGACCAGCCAGTGCAG CTAATGGCTACATCAGTGCCAGGGCCTCCCCAGGcctcctctctgtctccagTGTCTCAAACGGTAACATGGGGAAAGTCCAAGCCAAATCCCCACCTCCGTCCAGCCCTCAAATGGTGAGCAGTCGTAAGCCGGACCTCCGCGTCATCACCTCTCAAAGCAGCAAGAGCCTCATGCAGCTG ACAGATGAGGAGCTGGAGTTGGTGACTGAG AATGCACAGCGTTTAGGTGCCTCCCAGGTGACCCAGCCTCTGACTACTCCAGTGGTTTCCGTGGCAACGCCCAGTCTCCTGACCCCATTCTCTATGCCAACTGCCTACAACACAG AGTATCAGCTGACGAGTGCAGATCTCACGGCCCTTCAGGCTTTCACACCACAGGGTGCACTGTTGCCGAGTAACATGACCACTTGGCAACAGCAGCAGCCATCAGTatcacagcaacaacagcagcagcaatcCATATCCCAGGctcagcaacagcagcagcaaccaCAACAGATCAGTCTGGCCTCACTCAGTAACCTTGT CATGTGGGGTGCAGACAAACAGAACGGGGAGATGGCTAACTGCATCTCCGGTTTGGCCGCTAATGTCAG TGTGACCTCTCAGGCCAGCTTACTCTTGGGCAGGGAGGATGGGCTCAGCTG GCCAGTGGGTCCCATCCCTCATGGTGCCACTCTGACGGTGAACACTAACCCAAGCGTGAACATCAAGTCAGAACCAGTGTCTCCTAACCGAGAGCGCACTACCCCAAGCTCCACGGCAGCTCTCAGTCTCTCCCAGTACCCAGGAACCGTGCGGGTGGAGGCCTCAGGCCGCTCGCCACTCCAcaccatcagcagcagcagtaacaGCAGCGAGCGAGAAGACACAGGCCAGCCACGGCCTCCGGATTTCAGTGTGGCCGCACTGGGCGCAATCAGAGCAGCAGGAGATCAAACGGCCTCTGCAGAGTCACAGGATGCCAAACGCATGAGAATGGATTCCTGGTCCACATAA
- the mef2d gene encoding myocyte-specific enhancer factor 2D isoform X10 encodes MGRKKIQIQRITDERNRQVTFTKRKFGLMKKAYELSVLCDCEIALIIFNHSNKLFQYASTDMDKVLLKYTEYNEPHESRTNADIIEALNKKEHRDSESPDPEEPFSLTPRTEEKYKKIDEEFDKMMQNYRLSSAVPAPTFSMPVTVPVSSQSPLPFSNPGSLVTTSFVTSTLTDPRLLSPQQPQLQRNTVSPGLPQRPASAGALLGGDLNNSNGACPSPVANGYISARASPGLLSVSSVSNGNMGKVQAKSPPPSSPQMVSSRKPDLRVITSQSSKSLMQLNAQRLGASQVTQPLTTPVVSVATPSLLTPFSMPTAYNTEYQLTSADLTALQAFTPQGALLPSNMTTWQQQQPSVSQQQQQQQSISQAQQQQQQPQQISLASLSNLVPVGPIPHGATLTVNTNPSVNIKSEPVSPNRERTTPSSTAALSLSQYPGTVRVEASGRSPLHTISSSSNSSEREDTGQPRPPDFSVAALGAIRAAGDQTASAESQDAKRMRMDSWST; translated from the exons GTGACGTTCACCAAGCGCAAGTTTGGCCTCATGAAAAAGGCCTATGAgctgagtgtgttgtgtgactgTGAGATTGCCCTCATCATCTTCAATCACTCCAACAAGCTCTTTCAGTACGCCAGCACCGACATGGACAAAGTGCTGCTCAAGTACACAGAATACAACGAGCCTCATGAAAGCAGGACCAATGCAGATATCATAGAG GCTCTGAACAAGAAAGAGCACCGGGATTCGGAAAGCCCGGACCCTGAGGAGCCCTTCTCGCTCACACCTCGCACTGAGGAGAAGTACAAAAAGATAGACGAGGAGTTTGATAAAATGATGCAGAACTATAGACTGTCA TCTGCAGTGCCAGCACCCACTTTCTCCATGCCAGTCACAGTGCCTGTGTCCAGTCAGAGTCCTCTGCCCTTCAGCAATCCAGGCAGCCTTGTTACCACTTCCTTTGTCACCTCCACACTCACAGACCCTCGCCTGCTGTCACCACAGCAACCACAGCTCCAGAGGAACACGGTGTCTCCTGGTCTGCCACAGAGACCAGCCAGTGCAG GCGCTCTTCTTGGAGGTGACCTGAATAACTCAAATGGGGCATGCCCAAGCCCAGTGG CTAATGGCTACATCAGTGCCAGGGCCTCCCCAGGcctcctctctgtctccagTGTCTCAAACGGTAACATGGGGAAAGTCCAAGCCAAATCCCCACCTCCGTCCAGCCCTCAAATGGTGAGCAGTCGTAAGCCGGACCTCCGCGTCATCACCTCTCAAAGCAGCAAGAGCCTCATGCAGCTG AATGCACAGCGTTTAGGTGCCTCCCAGGTGACCCAGCCTCTGACTACTCCAGTGGTTTCCGTGGCAACGCCCAGTCTCCTGACCCCATTCTCTATGCCAACTGCCTACAACACAG AGTATCAGCTGACGAGTGCAGATCTCACGGCCCTTCAGGCTTTCACACCACAGGGTGCACTGTTGCCGAGTAACATGACCACTTGGCAACAGCAGCAGCCATCAGTatcacagcaacaacagcagcagcaatcCATATCCCAGGctcagcaacagcagcagcaaccaCAACAGATCAGTCTGGCCTCACTCAGTAACCTTGT GCCAGTGGGTCCCATCCCTCATGGTGCCACTCTGACGGTGAACACTAACCCAAGCGTGAACATCAAGTCAGAACCAGTGTCTCCTAACCGAGAGCGCACTACCCCAAGCTCCACGGCAGCTCTCAGTCTCTCCCAGTACCCAGGAACCGTGCGGGTGGAGGCCTCAGGCCGCTCGCCACTCCAcaccatcagcagcagcagtaacaGCAGCGAGCGAGAAGACACAGGCCAGCCACGGCCTCCGGATTTCAGTGTGGCCGCACTGGGCGCAATCAGAGCAGCAGGAGATCAAACGGCCTCTGCAGAGTCACAGGATGCCAAACGCATGAGAATGGATTCCTGGTCCACATAA